A stretch of the Flavobacterium sp. 5 genome encodes the following:
- a CDS encoding gliding motility-associated C-terminal domain-containing protein, with product MKIKLLLILLITILLSNKLIASNLEKLVLFSKIEKEILLSKASKNNPYLPKTFKRKLNVLAVVNPPIAVAGSSCGPGVIALSATGASGDIIEWFSSQTSATVLATGNTYSPNVATTTTFYVSARSGIGTSTRVPVVASVYNSPPAVFLSSNPLNNTINPLCSGTSVTFTATGGADLFEFSVDGVVKQSMSTSKTFTTSSLTNGQIVSVRSRYAITLDGNLTDNAWGTAPLEDNVLSAPLATQAVNGYINALKISPTEDKLVFGIAGKALNYRRIMVFLDTKPGGFNVSNYGDENGSLPDVRAFNYFNNNPSTFDSYFEADYCLAIATDTGETNYYADVIELKTGNSTKTYLGTAATGSPTAVMGVNKNNSGTSDYNLGFEVEVSKALVGYTTGDVKFFAFTMQDNTSSNYNVTNSFLSPSIRTSDYGSGAIDYNLEVPNPVVVAEAALTPCYSTASLTMNFVNNPTLATVGGNQTRCSLTSEGLGGNTPSIGTGVWALKSGPGIVTFSDSSAGNATATVSVLGTYVFTWTISSGQCSSSSADVTVVYNVTDAPTGSSSQNFCKLNSPKISDLVAVGNNIEWFATAVGGIAINSSTNLVTGSYFAEQTNAITSCKSISRLQVDVVVDNPAGPTVATTQTFCNSAKISNLAATGTAVKWYAAPTGGISLDPNTNLVDGETYYATQTVSGTLSCESFPRTASTITINITDVPTGSGLQTVCNSGTIADLLASGIGIIKWYDNPTGGSLLPSSTVLVTGTTYYASQTIGTCESATRYPLTVTINDPNTPISGGNQSVCATNPLQTLTANATVSLGTVVWYDALLNGNIVTSPILNTIGSVTYYAQNNIASCSSISRTAVVLEIKDSPFLNVTSKSCSLDLLTYKVDFTVASGSTITRFPVVGVIVGNSITSIPTGTDIMITADKGNGCVETFNVIAPICTCSVINNPVSGGDKSICEGQSTPVLSASVNGGETIDWYANNSSGPALVTGSLTYTPTVTLPGVYTYYAESRKTVDGCLSSSRTAVSLTINAESKPSGQATQIFCESQNATVVNLVASGTGIKWYADAIGGVPLSNSTALIDSEDYYASQTGTTGLLCESVERLKVVVTINKPSAPTTTVTNPVFCNSATVSDLIVTGTNVKWYDSLGTLLSPSSALADGIYSATQTISGCESVSKLNVTVTINKPSAITINGSQTFCESESATVASLTAKATFGANIKWYSSATGTIALSDSTPLINALYYGSQTVSGCESTPRVVVNVTINAPSSPVGDGIQLFCSSQSAKISNLNVTGSAPIVWYNAAVLGSSLSSTTSLSDGTKYYATQTISGCESVNRFEVSVTIVDPLTPTISSASPLFCESQNATLNSIALNGIINNSNVIWYDTPNNGIVLPSNTLIVQGSTYYVSQQSTTPLMGCESINRLAVSPIIDKQQAPTIDSVIQPTCALNSGSVLFSGLPTIGNWTIIPSIGSSIIGSGANYSFVGLTAGTDYTFKVTNANGCTSVLSTIIVKINAVPTAPLAPTISHSIQPSCAIPTGTIVITPQQGMEYSLDGVAYQSSTIFEFLSPNDYTLYVRNIADATCTNTSVSTTKINSIPTAPVAAIASSAVQPTCAVPSGSITITTQSGMEYSLDGTTYQLANMFNGLAPNDYTLYVRNIADATCTSTSVSTTKINAIPTAPVAALVSSVVQPTCGVPSGSITITTQSGMEYSLDGTTYQLANMFNGLAPNDYTLYVRNIVDATCTSTSVSTTKINAIPTAPIAAIASSVVQPTCAVPSGSITITTQSGMEYSLDGTTYQLANMFNGLAPNDYTLYVRNIADATCTSTSVSTTKINAIPTAPVAVFASSVVQPTCGVPSGSITITAQSGMECSLDGTTYQLANMFNGLAPNDYTLYVRNITDATCTSTSVSTTKINAIPTAPVAAVASSVVQPTCGVPSGTITITTQSGMEYSLDGTTYQLANMFNGLAPNDYTLYVRNITDATCTSTSVSTTKINAIPTAPVAAVASSVVQPTCGVPSGTITITTQSGMEYSLDGTTYQLANMFNGLAPNDYTLYVRNITDATCTSTSVSTTKINVIPTAPVAAIASSVVQPTCAVPSGSITITTQSGMEYSLDGTTYQLANMFNGLAPNDYTLYVRNITDATCTSTSVSTTKINAIPTAPVAALASSVVQPTCGVPSGTITITTQSGMEYSLDGTTYQLANMFNGLAPNDYTLYVRNITDATCTSTSVSTTKINVIPTAPVAAIASSVVQPTCAVPSGSITITTQSGMEYSLDGTTYQLANMFNGLAPNDYTLYVRNITDATCTSTSVSTTKINAIPTAPVAALASSVVQPTCGVPSGTITITTQSGMEYSLDGTTYQLANMFNGLAPNDYTLYVRNIADATCTSTSVSTTKINAIPTAPVAALASSVVQPTCGLPSGSITITTQSGMEYSLDGTTYQLANMFNGLAPNDYTLYVRNITDATCTNTSVSTTKINAIPTAPVAALASSVVQPTCAVPSGSITITAQSGMEYSLDGTTYQLANMFNGLTPNDYTLYVRNIADATCTSTSVSTTKINSIPTAPVAALASSVVQPTCGLPSGSITITAKSGMEYSLDGTTYQLANMFNGLTPNDYTLYVRNIADATCTSTSVSTTKINSIPTAPVAALASSVVQPTCGLPSGSITITTQSGMEYSLDGTTYQLANMFNGLTPNDYTLYVRNIADATCTSTSVSTTKINSIPTAPVAALASSVVQPTCGLPSGSITITAKSGMEYSLDGTTYQLANMFNGLTPNDYTLYVRNIADATCTSTSVSTTKINSIPTAPVAALASSVVQPTCGLPSGSITITTQSGMEYSLDGTTYQLANMFNGLTPNDYTLYVRNIADATCTSTSVSTTKINSIPTAPVAALASSVVQPTCGLPSGSITITAQSGMEYSLDGTTYQLANMFNGLTPNDYTLYVRNITDATCTSTSVSTTKINAIPTAPVAALASSVVQPTCGLPSGSITITAQSGMEYSLDGTTYQLANMFNGLTPNDYTLYVRNIADATCTSTSVSTTKINSIPTAPVAALASSVVQPTCGLPSGSITITAQSGMEYSLDGTTYQLANMFNGLTPNDYTLYVRNITDATCTSTSVSTTKINAIPTAPVAALASSVVQPTCGLPSGSITITAQSGMEYSLDGTTYQLANMFNGLTPNDYTLYVRNIADATCTSTSVSTTKINAIPTAPVAALASSVVQPTCGLPSGSITITAQSGMEYSLDGTTYQLANMFNGLAPNDYTLYVRNIADATCTSTSVSTTKINSSPPVPDTPVVVNAVQPTCAVPVGRIEIGDMVGVDYSIGNGFQDSPEFLNVLPANYIISVRFKNDNTCVTTGSSQLIQEIPPQIQFESSWTCKSNNYEITASPLLNSYDPDAVNYIWKDNVGNVVSTNSNVLNVNEVVDSTSVIEAFPLEYSLTVKSNDTGCETTSSIMIESIYCDIQKGISPDGNGSNDFFDLRLMNVKKLEIFNRYGLQVYSQGNYTDQWIGQTNSGEALPSATYYYVIAFNNGQSKTGWIYLIREK from the coding sequence TAAGCAATCGATGTCAACTAGCAAAACTTTCACAACAAGTTCATTAACTAATGGACAAATTGTAAGTGTGCGTTCTCGTTATGCTATAACATTGGATGGAAATCTTACCGATAATGCTTGGGGAACTGCTCCATTAGAGGATAATGTACTCTCGGCACCATTAGCAACACAAGCGGTTAATGGGTATATAAATGCATTAAAAATTAGCCCAACAGAAGATAAATTAGTTTTTGGTATTGCTGGAAAAGCTTTGAATTATAGAAGAATCATGGTTTTTTTAGATACCAAACCAGGAGGTTTTAATGTGTCTAATTATGGAGATGAAAATGGTTCTCTTCCAGATGTGAGAGCTTTTAATTATTTTAATAATAACCCAAGTACTTTTGATTCTTATTTTGAGGCGGATTATTGCCTTGCAATTGCTACAGATACTGGTGAAACAAACTATTATGCAGATGTAATTGAATTGAAAACAGGAAATTCTACTAAAACTTATTTAGGGACTGCAGCGACTGGATCTCCAACTGCTGTTATGGGAGTTAATAAGAATAATTCAGGTACCTCAGATTATAATTTAGGTTTTGAAGTTGAAGTATCAAAAGCATTAGTGGGTTATACTACTGGAGATGTAAAGTTTTTTGCTTTTACCATGCAAGATAATACTTCTTCTAATTATAATGTTACTAATTCGTTTTTGAGTCCCAGTATAAGAACCAGTGATTACGGAAGTGGTGCTATTGATTATAATTTGGAAGTTCCAAATCCAGTTGTTGTTGCGGAGGCAGCATTGACACCTTGTTACTCTACTGCAAGTTTAACGATGAATTTTGTGAATAATCCAACTTTGGCTACCGTTGGTGGGAATCAAACTAGATGCTCTTTAACAAGCGAAGGTTTAGGAGGTAATACACCATCAATAGGAACTGGAGTGTGGGCATTGAAGTCAGGACCAGGGATAGTTACTTTTAGTGATAGTTCTGCTGGGAATGCTACCGCTACTGTTAGTGTCTTGGGAACTTATGTTTTTACATGGACAATTTCAAGTGGTCAATGTTCGTCTTCATCTGCTGATGTTACAGTAGTATATAATGTGACAGATGCTCCAACAGGTTCATCTAGTCAGAATTTTTGTAAATTAAACAGTCCAAAAATAAGCGATTTGGTGGCTGTAGGAAATAATATAGAGTGGTTTGCAACTGCAGTTGGAGGTATAGCAATTAATAGCAGTACAAATTTAGTAACTGGTTCTTATTTTGCAGAGCAAACAAATGCTATAACTTCCTGTAAAAGTATTTCTCGTTTACAAGTAGATGTTGTTGTAGATAACCCAGCAGGACCAACGGTAGCAACAACACAAACGTTTTGTAATTCAGCAAAGATATCAAATTTAGCTGCGACTGGTACTGCTGTAAAATGGTATGCAGCTCCAACTGGAGGTATTTCATTAGATCCTAATACGAATTTGGTAGATGGAGAAACCTATTATGCTACTCAAACGGTATCAGGAACTCTTTCATGTGAAAGTTTTCCAAGAACAGCTTCCACTATAACTATAAATATTACAGATGTACCTACTGGTTCTGGATTGCAAACTGTTTGTAATTCGGGGACAATAGCAGATTTATTAGCATCAGGAATTGGAATAATAAAATGGTATGATAATCCAACAGGAGGAAGTTTGCTTCCAAGTTCCACAGTTTTGGTTACTGGGACTACTTATTATGCTTCTCAAACAATTGGAACTTGTGAAAGTGCTACTAGATATCCACTTACAGTTACTATAAACGACCCAAATACTCCAATAAGTGGAGGGAATCAATCGGTTTGTGCTACAAATCCTTTACAAACTTTAACTGCAAATGCTACAGTGTCTTTGGGGACTGTCGTTTGGTATGATGCACTTTTAAATGGAAATATAGTTACGAGTCCAATTTTAAATACAATTGGTTCTGTCACTTATTATGCTCAAAACAATATTGCTTCATGTTCTAGTATTTCAAGAACAGCTGTTGTTTTAGAAATAAAAGATTCTCCATTTTTGAATGTAACTTCCAAAAGCTGCTCACTTGATTTATTAACATATAAAGTTGATTTTACTGTTGCAAGTGGCAGTACTATTACCAGATTTCCTGTAGTAGGTGTGATAGTAGGAAATTCCATTACAAGTATACCTACTGGAACTGATATTATGATTACTGCTGATAAAGGAAATGGATGTGTCGAGACTTTTAATGTTATTGCACCAATTTGTACCTGTTCGGTAATTAATAATCCAGTGAGTGGAGGAGATAAATCTATTTGTGAGGGGCAATCAACTCCAGTTTTATCGGCTTCAGTTAATGGTGGAGAAACTATTGATTGGTATGCAAATAATAGTAGCGGTCCAGCTTTAGTTACTGGTAGTTTAACATATACACCAACGGTGACTTTACCTGGTGTTTATACCTATTATGCCGAATCTAGGAAAACAGTAGATGGCTGTTTGAGCTCTAGTAGAACTGCAGTGTCATTAACTATTAATGCAGAATCAAAACCAAGTGGACAGGCTACTCAAATATTTTGTGAATCACAAAATGCTACTGTTGTAAATTTGGTTGCAAGCGGGACTGGAATAAAATGGTATGCTGATGCAATTGGAGGAGTACCATTATCAAATTCTACAGCTTTAATAGATTCAGAAGATTATTATGCTTCTCAAACGGGAACTACAGGTTTGCTTTGTGAAAGTGTTGAAAGATTAAAAGTTGTGGTTACCATCAATAAACCCTCAGCTCCAACAACGACTGTTACTAATCCAGTTTTTTGTAATTCAGCAACAGTTTCTGATTTGATAGTTACTGGTACCAATGTAAAATGGTATGATTCTTTGGGAACTTTACTTTCACCAAGTTCTGCTTTGGCTGATGGTATTTATTCAGCTACACAAACAATATCTGGTTGTGAAAGTGTATCTAAGTTAAATGTAACAGTTACTATTAATAAGCCTTCTGCAATAACAATAAATGGAAGCCAGACGTTTTGTGAGTCAGAAAGTGCTACAGTTGCTTCACTTACTGCTAAAGCTACTTTTGGTGCAAATATAAAGTGGTACTCATCGGCAACAGGAACTATTGCATTGTCAGATTCAACACCTTTAATCAACGCCTTGTATTATGGTTCTCAAACAGTTTCTGGTTGTGAAAGTACACCAAGAGTTGTCGTTAATGTTACTATAAATGCACCTTCAAGCCCTGTGGGTGATGGTATTCAATTATTTTGTTCCAGTCAATCTGCAAAAATTTCAAATTTAAATGTCACAGGAAGTGCACCTATTGTTTGGTATAATGCAGCAGTTTTGGGTAGTTCTTTATCTAGTACGACTTCTTTAAGTGATGGTACAAAGTATTATGCAACTCAAACTATTTCGGGTTGCGAAAGTGTAAATCGTTTTGAAGTATCGGTTACAATTGTTGATCCATTAACTCCTACAATTAGTTCGGCAAGTCCTCTTTTTTGCGAATCACAAAATGCAACACTTAATTCAATTGCTTTAAATGGAATCATAAATAATTCAAATGTTATTTGGTATGATACTCCAAATAACGGAATTGTTTTGCCTTCAAACACTTTGATTGTTCAAGGTAGTACTTATTATGTTTCTCAACAATCTACAACTCCTTTAATGGGGTGTGAAAGTATTAATAGATTAGCAGTTAGTCCAATAATAGACAAACAACAAGCTCCTACTATAGATAGTGTAATTCAACCCACTTGTGCTCTGAATAGCGGTAGTGTTTTATTTAGCGGATTACCTACAATAGGTAATTGGACTATCATTCCATCTATTGGAAGTTCAATAATAGGTTCGGGAGCTAATTATTCATTTGTAGGTTTAACTGCAGGAACCGATTATACTTTTAAAGTTACAAATGCCAATGGTTGTACTTCAGTATTGTCTACTATTATTGTTAAAATAAATGCTGTGCCTACAGCTCCATTAGCGCCTACAATTTCGCATAGTATCCAGCCAAGTTGTGCAATACCAACAGGGACTATCGTAATAACGCCTCAACAAGGAATGGAATATAGTTTGGATGGAGTTGCTTATCAATCATCAACAATTTTTGAATTTTTATCTCCAAATGATTATACTCTGTATGTTCGAAATATTGCTGATGCTACTTGTACTAATACTTCAGTAAGTACAACAAAAATCAATTCCATTCCAACGGCTCCAGTAGCTGCAATTGCTTCAAGTGCTGTGCAGCCAACTTGCGCAGTACCATCAGGATCGATTACCATTACTACGCAAAGCGGAATGGAATACAGTTTGGATGGAACAACTTATCAATTGGCAAATATGTTTAATGGTCTTGCGCCAAATGATTATACTTTGTACGTTCGAAATATTGCTGATGCGACTTGTACCAGCACTTCAGTAAGTACAACAAAAATCAATGCGATTCCAACAGCTCCAGTAGCTGCACTTGTTTCAAGTGTTGTACAACCAACCTGCGGGGTACCATCAGGGTCGATCACTATTACTACACAAAGCGGAATGGAATATAGTTTAGACGGAACAACTTACCAATTGGCAAATATGTTCAATGGTCTTGCGCCAAATGATTATACTTTGTATGTTCGAAATATTGTTGACGCTACTTGTACTAGCACTTCAGTGAGTACAACAAAAATTAATGCCATTCCAACAGCTCCAATAGCTGCAATTGCTTCAAGTGTTGTTCAGCCAACTTGCGCAGTACCATCAGGATCGATTACCATTACTACGCAAAGCGGAATGGAATACAGTTTGGATGGAACAACTTATCAATTGGCAAATATGTTTAATGGTCTTGCGCCAAATGATTATACTTTGTACGTTCGAAATATTGCTGATGCGACTTGTACCAGCACTTCAGTAAGTACAACAAAAATCAATGCCATTCCAACAGCCCCAGTAGCTGTATTTGCTTCAAGTGTTGTGCAGCCAACCTGCGGGGTACCATCAGGGTCAATCACCATTACTGCTCAAAGCGGAATGGAATGCAGTTTGGACGGAACAACTTATCAATTGGCTAATATGTTTAATGGTCTTGCGCCAAATGATTATACTTTGTATGTTCGAAATATTACTGATGCTACTTGTACCAGCACTTCAGTGAGTACAACAAAAATCAATGCGATTCCAACAGCTCCAGTAGCTGCAGTTGCTTCAAGTGTTGTGCAGCCAACTTGCGGGGTACCATCAGGGACGATCACCATTACTACGCAAAGTGGAATGGAATACAGTTTGGACGGAACAACTTATCAATTGGCTAATATGTTTAATGGTCTTGCGCCAAATGATTATACTTTGTATGTTCGAAATATTACTGATGCTACTTGTACCAGCACTTCAGTGAGTACAACAAAAATCAATGCGATTCCAACAGCTCCAGTAGCTGCAGTTGCTTCAAGTGTTGTGCAGCCAACTTGCGGGGTACCATCAGGGACGATCACCATTACTACGCAAAGTGGAATGGAATACAGTTTGGACGGAACAACTTATCAATTGGCTAATATGTTTAATGGTCTTGCGCCAAATGATTATACTTTGTACGTTCGAAATATTACTGATGCGACTTGTACCAGCACTTCAGTGAGTACAACAAAAATTAATGTCATTCCAACGGCTCCAGTAGCTGCAATTGCTTCAAGTGTTGTACAGCCAACCTGCGCGGTACCATCAGGGTCAATCACCATTACTACTCAAAGCGGAATGGAATACAGTTTGGACGGAACAACTTATCAATTGGCTAATATGTTTAATGGTCTTGCGCCAAATGATTATACTTTGTATGTTCGAAATATTACTGATGCTACTTGTACCAGCACTTCAGTAAGTACAACAAAAATCAATGCGATTCCAACAGCTCCAGTAGCTGCGCTTGCTTCAAGTGTTGTACAACCAACTTGCGGGGTACCATCAGGGACGATCACCATTACTACGCAAAGTGGAATGGAATACAGTTTGGACGGAACAACTTATCAATTGGCTAATATGTTTAATGGTCTTGCGCCAAATGATTATACTTTGTACGTTCGAAATATTACTGATGCGACTTGTACCAGCACTTCAGTGAGTACAACAAAAATTAATGTCATTCCAACGGCTCCAGTAGCTGCAATTGCTTCAAGTGTTGTACAGCCAACCTGCGCGGTACCATCAGGGTCAATCACCATTACTACTCAAAGCGGAATGGAATACAGTTTGGACGGAACAACTTATCAATTGGCTAATATGTTTAATGGTCTTGCGCCAAATGATTATACTTTGTATGTTCGAAATATTACTGATGCTACTTGTACCAGCACTTCAGTAAGTACAACAAAAATCAATGCGATTCCAACAGCTCCAGTAGCTGCGCTTGCTTCAAGTGTTGTACAACCAACTTGCGGGGTACCATCAGGGACGATCACCATTACTACGCAAAGTGGAATGGAATACAGTTTGGACGGAACAACTTATCAATTGGCTAATATGTTTAATGGTCTTGCGCCAAATGATTATACTTTGTACGTTCGAAATATTGCTGACGCTACTTGTACCAGCACTTCAGTAAGTACAACAAAAATCAATGCGATTCCAACAGCTCCAGTAGCTGCACTTGCTTCAAGTGTTGTACAGCCAACCTGCGGTTTACCATCAGGGTCAATCACCATTACTACACAAAGCGGAATGGAATACAGTTTGGATGGAACAACTTATCAATTGGCTAATATGTTTAATGGTCTTGCGCCAAATGATTATACTTTGTACGTTCGAAATATTACTGATGCGACTTGTACTAATACTTCAGTAAGTACAACAAAAATCAATGCGATTCCAACAGCTCCAGTAGCTGCACTTGCTTCAAGTGTTGTGCAACCAACCTGCGCAGTACCATCAGGGTCAATCACCATTACTGCGCAAAGCGGAATGGAATACAGTTTGGACGGGACAACTTATCAATTGGCTAATATGTTTAATGGTCTTACACCAAATGATTATACTCTGTACGTTCGAAATATTGCTGATGCTACTTGTACCAGCACTTCAGTAAGTACAACAAAAATCAATTCCATTCCAACAGCTCCAGTAGCTGCACTTGCTTCAAGTGTTGTGCAGCCAACCTGCGGTTTACCATCAGGGTCAATCACCATTACTGCGAAAAGCGGAATGGAATACAGTTTGGACGGGACAACTTATCAATTGGCTAATATGTTTAATGGTCTTACACCAAATGATTATACTCTGTACGTTCGAAATATTGCTGATGCTACTTGTACCAGCACTTCAGTAAGTACAACAAAAATCAATTCCATTCCAACGGCTCCAGTAGCTGCACTTGCTTCAAGTGTTGTGCAGCCAACCTGCGGTTTACCATCAGGGTCAATCACCATTACTACACAAAGCGGAATGGAATACAGCTTGGATGGAACAACTTATCAATTGGCTAATATGTTTAATGGTCTTACACCAAATGATTATACTCTGTACGTTCGAAATATTGCTGATGCTACTTGTACCAGCACTTCAGTGAGTACAACAAAAATCAATTCCATTCCAACAGCTCCAGTAGCTGCACTTGCTTCAAGTGTTGTGCAGCCAACCTGCGGTTTACCATCAGGGTCAATCACCATTACTGCGAAAAGCGGAATGGAATACAGTTTGGACGGGACAACTTATCAATTGGCTAATATGTTTAATGGTCTTACACCAAATGATTATACTCTGTACGTTCGAAATATTGCTGATGCTACTTGTACCAGCACTTCAGTAAGTACAACAAAAATCAATTCCATTCCAACGGCTCCAGTAGCTGCACTTGCTTCAAGTGTTGTGCAGCCAACCTGCGGTTTACCATCAGGGTCAATCACCATTACTACACAAAGCGGAATGGAATACAGCTTGGATGGAACAACTTATCAATTGGCTAATATGTTTAATGGTCTTACACCAAATGATTATACTCTGTACGTTCGAAATATTGCTGATGCTACTTGTACCAGCACTTCAGTGAGTACAACAAAAATCAATTCCATTCCAACGGCTCCAGTAGCTGCACTTGCTTCAAGTGTTGTGCAGCCAACCTGCGGTTTACCATCAGGGTCAATCACCATTACTGCGCAAAGCGGAATGGAATACAGTTTGGACGGGACAACTTATCAATTGGCTAATATGTTTAATGGTCTTACACCAAATGATTATACTCTGTACGTTCGAAATATTACTGATGCGACTTGTACCAGCACTTCAGTAAGTACAACAAAAATCAATGCCATTCCAACAGCTCCAGTAGCTGCACTTGCTTCAAGTGTTGTGCAGCCAACCTGCGGTTTACCATCAGGGTCAATCACCATTACTGCGCAAAGCGGAATGGAATACAGTTTGGACGGGACAACTTATCAATTGGCTAATATGTTTAATGGTCTTACACCAAATGATTATACTCTGTACGTTCGAAATATTGCTGATGCTACTTGTACCAGCACTTCAGTAAGTACAACAAAAATCAATTCCATTCCAACGGCTCCAGTAGCTGCACTTGCTTCAAGTGTTGTGCAGCCAACCTGCGGTTTACCATCAGGGTCAATCACCATTACTGCGCAAAGCGGAATGGAATACAGTTTGGACGGGACAACTTATCAATTGGCTAATATGTTTAATGGTCTTACACCAAATGATTATACTCTGTACGTTCGAAATATTACTGATGCGACTTGTACCAGCACTTCAGTAAGTACAACAAAAATCAATGCCATTCCAACAGCTCCAGTAGCTGCACTTGCTTCAAGTGTTGTGCAGCCAACCTGCGGTTTACCATCAGGGTCAATCACCATTACTGCGCAAAGCGGAATGGAATACAGCTTGGATGGAACAACTTATCAATTGGCTAATATGTTTAATGGTCTTACGCCAAATGATTATACTTTGTATGTTCGAAATATTGCTGATGCGACTTGTACCAGCACTTCAGTAAGTACAACAAAAATCAATGCCATTCCAACAGCTCCAGTAGCTGCACTTGCTTCAAGTGTTGTGCAGCCAACCTGCGGTTTACCATCAGGGTCAATCACCATTACTGCGCAAAGCGGAATGGAATACAGTTTGGACGGGACAACTTATCAATTGGCTAATATGTTTAATGGTCTTGCGCCAAATGATTATACTTTGTATGTTCGAAATATTGCTGACGCTACTTGTACCAGCACTTCAGTAAGTACAACAAAAATAAATTCAAGTCCTCCTGTTCCAGATACTCCCGTTGTTGTAAATGCAGTTCAACCTACATGTGCTGTACCTGTAGGAAGAATCGAAATAGGGGATATGGTAGGTGTTGATTATAGTATTGGTAATGGTTTTCAAGATAGTCCAGAATTTTTGAACGTATTACCGGCAAACTATATTATTAGTGTTCGATTCAAGAATGATAATACTTGTGTAACTACAGGTTCGAGTCAATTAATACAAGAAATACCTCCTCAAATTCAATTTGAATCTTCTTGGACTTGTAAATCAAATAATTATGAAATAACGGCTTCTCCTCTTTTGAATTCTTATGATCCTGATGCTGTCAATTACATTTGGAAAGATAATGTTGGAAATGTTGTAAGTACAAATTCAAATGTATTAAATGTGAATGAAGTTGTAGATTCTACTTCTGTAATAGAGGCTTTTCCTTTGGAGTATAGTCTTACTGTGAAATCAAATGATACTGGATGTGAAACAACTTCTAGTATTATGATTGAATCCATTTATTGTGATATTCAAAAAGGAATTTCACCTGATGGTAATGGTTCAAATGATTTTTTCGATTTACGATTAATGAATGTGAAAAAATTAGAAATATTTAATAGGTATGGTCTTCAAGTCTATAGTCAAGGGAACTATACCGATCAATGGATTGGTCAGACCAATAGTGGCGAGGCTTTGCCAAGTGCTACCTATTATTATGTTATAGCATTTAATAATGGTCAATCTAAAACAGGCTGGATTTATTTAATTAGAGAGAAATAA
- a CDS encoding type IX secretion system membrane protein PorP/SprF: MNRTLLVAILFLVLVIDVKAQQDPQYTQYMYNMNVVNPAYAGTKEHVTFGVLYRKQWVNIEGSPTSFTFYGEGPAGKNVGLGLSIISDKIGPVTEQNVYGDVAYKLQLGENSNLSFGIKGGATFQKVNFSEIVPTLPDPSEGVFGKNTTDVTLNIGTGVFYYTDKYYVSFSIPNIINAAHLDYDGKKYGSDVSHYFLTAGYVFDLNPNLKFKPSFLLKSAFKVPSSLDVSANFLYKEKVEFGATYRLEDSFGFLVNFNVTPDLRIGYAYDHIVSDLNISTSSSHEIILLYDFLPVKKVSRSPRFF; this comes from the coding sequence ATGAATAGAACTTTACTGGTAGCTATATTATTTCTAGTACTCGTTATAGATGTTAAAGCGCAACAAGATCCGCAATATACTCAATACATGTACAATATGAATGTTGTAAATCCTGCTTATGCAGGCACCAAAGAGCACGTTACTTTTGGTGTGTTATATCGAAAACAATGGGTAAATATCGAAGGATCACCAACTTCGTTTACTTTTTATGGCGAGGGACCAGCTGGAAAGAATGTTGGTTTAGGGTTATCAATTATTTCAGATAAAATCGGACCTGTAACCGAGCAAAATGTTTATGGAGATGTAGCGTATAAATTACAACTAGGAGAAAATAGTAATTTGTCTTTTGGAATTAAAGGTGGAGCTACTTTTCAGAAAGTTAACTTCTCCGAGATTGTTCCAACATTACCTGATCCTTCAGAAGGCGTTTTTGGGAAAAATACAACTGATGTAACATTGAACATTGGAACAGGTGTTTTTTACTATACAGATAAATATTATGTTTCATTTTCAATACCTAATATTATTAATGCTGCACACTTGGATTATGATGGCAAAAAATATGGTTCTGATGTTTCTCACTATTTTTTGACTGCGGGTTATGTTTTTGATTTGAATCCAAATTTAAAATTTAAACCTTCGTTTTTATTGAAATCAGCATTTAAAGTGCCTTCTTCTTTAGATGTCTCTGCTAATTTTCTATATAAAGAGAAAGTTGAATTTGGTGCAACATATAGGTTAGAGGATAGTTTTGGATTTTTAGTAAATTTTAATGTTACTCCTGATTTAAGAATTGGATATGCCTATGATCATATTGTTTCGGATTTGAATATCTCAACATCATCATCACATGAAATAATCTTATTATATGATTTTTTACCAGTGAAAAAAGTGTCCCGCTCTCCAAGATTTTTCTAA